Proteins encoded together in one Cyanobium sp. WAJ14-Wanaka window:
- a CDS encoding APC family permease → MALFVASAMARVDFFGLGRLRRSLIGSPLPTSAQAEERLNNAEALAVLSSDALSSVAYATQEIVLVLGMAGAAGLGFTLPITGLIIALMLIVAISYRQTIKAYPQGGGSYRVSHENLGDVPGLVAGASLAIDYMLTVAVSTAAGISALTSYFPALEPFRVPLCLLGLGLLMVANLRGVRSSAQLLSAPTYVFMAAVLTVVVMGLAKVLHGDLAPMAASQQDLIMAAEHRELSAVSIVLLMRAFSSGCAALTGIEAISDSVMAFKPTEWKNARRVLTVMVVLLATMFGGMSVLAQKLGTVYVENGPTLLYQLGQQVLGNGFLLLVLQISTLLILLLAANTAYADFPRLANFLAQDGYLPRQLTSLGDRLVFSNGILALSGFAGLLLIVFGGSVTRLIPLYAVGVFLSFTLSQAGMVVHWWRDRAAGWIGKALVNAFGSLVTLMVTGVLLFSKFTHGAWLVVVAIPILVMLFLAIKRHYVQVAKRLRLATDKRLSLPPAPEHGGAPVVVLVGQLHRGSFEAVRYAHSIARELVAVHVDLGLGKAEAFQEQWRRQLPGIPLVILESPYRSLIDPVLDFVGSFEVEHKKDRDTFCTVVLPVFVTRHRWENILHNQSTIALRSALRAQGTRVVTTVGFYL, encoded by the coding sequence TTGGCCCTATTTGTGGCTTCCGCCATGGCGCGGGTCGATTTTTTCGGTCTAGGTCGGCTGCGGCGCAGCCTGATCGGCAGCCCCCTACCCACCAGCGCCCAAGCAGAAGAAAGGCTCAACAACGCAGAAGCCCTAGCCGTTCTCAGCTCCGATGCCCTTTCTTCGGTGGCCTACGCCACCCAGGAAATTGTGCTGGTGCTGGGCATGGCCGGGGCGGCAGGCCTGGGCTTCACCCTGCCAATCACGGGCCTGATCATTGCCCTGATGCTGATCGTGGCGATCAGCTATCGCCAAACCATCAAGGCCTACCCCCAGGGCGGCGGCTCCTACAGGGTGTCCCACGAGAATCTGGGCGACGTGCCCGGGCTGGTGGCGGGTGCCTCCCTGGCCATCGATTACATGCTCACCGTGGCGGTGAGTACGGCGGCTGGCATCTCAGCCCTCACCTCCTACTTTCCAGCCCTTGAACCCTTTCGAGTGCCCCTTTGCCTGCTGGGCCTGGGCCTATTGATGGTGGCCAACCTGCGGGGGGTGCGCTCCAGCGCCCAACTACTCAGCGCCCCCACCTATGTATTTATGGCGGCGGTGCTCACCGTGGTGGTGATGGGCCTGGCCAAGGTGCTCCATGGCGACCTCGCCCCAATGGCCGCCTCCCAGCAAGACCTAATCATGGCCGCAGAGCACCGGGAGCTTTCGGCCGTAAGCATCGTGCTGCTGATGCGGGCCTTTAGTTCGGGTTGTGCGGCCCTTACCGGCATTGAAGCCATCAGTGATTCGGTGATGGCCTTCAAGCCCACGGAATGGAAAAACGCCCGCCGGGTACTCACGGTGATGGTGGTGTTGCTCGCCACGATGTTTGGCGGCATGAGCGTATTGGCCCAAAAGCTGGGCACTGTTTATGTGGAAAACGGCCCGACCCTGCTCTACCAACTGGGTCAACAGGTGCTTGGCAATGGCTTTTTGTTGTTGGTGCTGCAGATATCGACCCTGTTGATCCTGCTTTTGGCAGCAAACACCGCCTATGCAGATTTTCCGCGCCTGGCAAATTTCCTGGCCCAGGACGGTTATCTGCCCCGCCAGCTCACCTCCCTGGGCGATCGGCTCGTATTCAGCAACGGAATCCTGGCCCTCAGCGGCTTTGCCGGCCTGCTGCTGATTGTCTTTGGCGGCAGCGTGACCCGCCTAATCCCCCTATATGCGGTGGGGGTGTTTTTGAGCTTCACCCTTTCCCAGGCCGGAATGGTGGTGCATTGGTGGAGGGATCGGGCCGCTGGCTGGATCGGCAAGGCCCTGGTGAATGCCTTTGGCAGCCTGGTGACCCTGATGGTTACGGGGGTGCTGCTGTTCAGCAAGTTCACCCATGGGGCCTGGCTGGTCGTGGTAGCCATTCCGATCCTGGTGATGCTGTTTTTGGCGATCAAGCGCCACTACGTGCAGGTGGCTAAAAGGTTGCGCCTGGCCACCGATAAGCGTCTGAGCCTGCCCCCTGCCCCGGAGCATGGCGGGGCGCCGGTGGTGGTGCTGGTCGGACAACTACACCGGGGCAGCTTCGAGGCCGTGCGTTACGCCCACTCCATCGCCCGCGAACTGGTGGCGGTGCACGTTGACCTGGGCCTGGGGAAGGCCGAGGCCTTCCAGGAGCAATGGCGGCGCCAGCTGCCGGGCATTCCGCTGGTGATTTTGGAGTCGCCCTACCGCTCCTTAATCGATCCGGTCTTGGATTTCGTGGGCAGCTTTGAGGTGGAGCACAAAAAAGATCGCGACACCTTTTGCACCGTGGTGTTGCCCGTATTTGTGACCCGCCATCGCTGGGAAAACATCCTGCACAACCAATCCACCATTGCCCTGCGCAGTGCCCTGCGGGCCCAGGGCACCAGGGTGGTAACCACCGTCGGCTTCTACCTCTGA
- a CDS encoding MFS transporter yields the protein MSLQLTGAQRRFATLSALLGNALEWFDFAVYGYLATPLGKAFFPAEDGAMQAVAAFGVFAVGYLMRPVGSLVLGPIGDLFGRREMLSLSIVLMGASSLAIALLPTHAQVGMAAGLLLLLMRMLQGFSVGGEFTGSMTYATEAARPGQQGFLASLATAGGLVGFSLGSLTVALLAGFLGDGAMDAWGWRLPFGLGALVAVVGLWMRRRMPETLEKEPSEVEIKTPGALIGAMAGRLQQVASQWRLVLRIAALVSFANVVFYVLFVYLVDYTGHQGGANLAEANAIATLVQSLGLPFVLLGGVLVDRYGKRLINRIGNLMLLLVTPLVLPLVQLGGTRGLLLGQAIGVLPVMLTMGAQGVTAVEMVPVRQRCAVFSIAYSLAMALFAGTSPLVSSWLLEQQGWQWGPALYCCLYAIPALWALRQR from the coding sequence ATGAGCCTGCAACTCACCGGCGCCCAGAGGCGTTTCGCCACCCTTTCAGCCCTGCTGGGCAATGCCCTGGAGTGGTTTGATTTCGCCGTCTATGGCTATCTGGCAACGCCCCTGGGCAAGGCCTTCTTCCCCGCCGAAGACGGCGCCATGCAGGCGGTGGCTGCCTTTGGCGTGTTTGCCGTGGGCTACTTGATGCGACCAGTGGGCAGCTTGGTGTTGGGGCCGATTGGCGATCTTTTTGGCCGGCGCGAGATGCTCAGCCTCAGCATCGTTTTGATGGGCGCCTCCAGCCTGGCGATAGCGCTTTTACCCACCCACGCCCAGGTGGGCATGGCGGCCGGGCTGCTGCTGTTGTTGATGCGGATGCTGCAGGGGTTCTCGGTGGGTGGTGAGTTCACCGGTTCGATGACCTACGCCACGGAGGCGGCCCGCCCAGGCCAACAGGGGTTCTTGGCCAGCCTGGCCACGGCAGGTGGTTTGGTTGGTTTCAGCCTGGGCTCCCTCACCGTGGCCCTGTTGGCCGGTTTTTTGGGGGATGGCGCCATGGATGCCTGGGGCTGGCGGCTGCCCTTTGGCCTCGGTGCCTTGGTGGCCGTGGTGGGTCTGTGGATGCGGCGGCGCATGCCGGAAACCCTCGAAAAAGAGCCCTCAGAGGTGGAAATCAAAACACCTGGCGCCCTCATTGGAGCGATGGCCGGCCGCCTGCAGCAGGTGGCTTCCCAGTGGCGATTGGTACTGCGCATTGCGGCCTTGGTGTCTTTTGCCAACGTTGTCTTTTATGTGTTGTTTGTCTATTTGGTCGATTACACCGGCCACCAAGGGGGAGCCAACCTGGCCGAAGCCAATGCCATCGCCACCCTGGTGCAAAGCCTGGGTTTGCCCTTTGTGCTGCTGGGTGGGGTGTTGGTGGATCGATATGGCAAGCGGCTGATAAATCGCATCGGCAACCTGATGCTCCTATTGGTTACCCCATTGGTGCTGCCCCTGGTGCAATTGGGCGGCACCCGGGGGCTGCTGCTGGGCCAGGCCATTGGGGTGCTGCCGGTGATGTTGACGATGGGGGCCCAGGGGGTAACGGCGGTGGAAATGGTGCCGGTGCGCCAGCGCTGCGCTGTCTTTTCGATTGCCTACAGCCTGGCGATGGCCCTGTTTGCCGGCACATCCCCCTTGGTGAGTAGCTGGCTGTTGGAACAACAGGGTTGGCAATGGGGGCCGGCTCTCTACTGCTGCCTGTATGCAATCCCAGCCCTGTGGGCCCTGCGTCAGAGGTAG
- a CDS encoding DedA family protein, producing MISPDLISTADLQALLQTWGYGVVFGAMLLESAGVPLPGETVTLLGGYAAGSGHLNGVGVIAAASSGAILGDSIGYWLGRRAGWPLLLKVARLLRKSPEQMEVLRQRFLRHAGKSVFFGRFVALLRVFAGPMAGAVGMPYGRFLICNVAGGLLWATTMVSLAWLGGRWIPMQRMVEGVMQFGLVAMALVLVVVVLPKLFSRWAARP from the coding sequence TTGATTTCCCCCGATTTGATCAGCACGGCCGACCTGCAGGCCCTGCTCCAAACCTGGGGCTATGGGGTGGTGTTTGGGGCCATGTTGCTCGAAAGTGCCGGGGTGCCCCTGCCGGGTGAAACCGTGACCCTGCTCGGTGGTTATGCCGCCGGCAGCGGCCACCTCAATGGGGTGGGGGTGATAGCAGCCGCCAGCAGCGGCGCAATCTTGGGGGATTCGATTGGCTATTGGCTGGGGCGCCGGGCCGGTTGGCCCCTGCTCCTGAAGGTGGCTCGCCTGCTGCGTAAATCGCCCGAGCAGATGGAGGTGCTGCGTCAACGCTTCCTGCGCCATGCCGGTAAGTCGGTGTTTTTTGGCCGCTTTGTGGCCCTACTGCGGGTGTTTGCTGGACCCATGGCCGGCGCCGTTGGCATGCCCTATGGGCGCTTTCTGATCTGCAATGTGGCTGGCGGCTTGCTCTGGGCCACCACCATGGTGAGCCTGGCCTGGCTGGGGGGGCGCTGGATCCCCATGCAGAGGATGGTGGAGGGGGTAATGCAATTTGGGCTGGTGGCCATGGCGCTGGTATTGGTGGTAGTTGTGTTGCCGAAGCTGTTCTCGCGGTGGGCCGCGCGGCCATGA
- a CDS encoding N-6 DNA methylase: MTFTAESPQPDKNQQEDLQDEFLGALAALGGSAGNEGLRGVLEWEEATYGAVKAELLDRGLIVLGRGRGGSVSLGDGRSRAAKPANSASSFEQAFRGIDDCLRKEAGCGTELDYTEQTSWLLFLKYLDGLEDDKATVAALEGHSYSPILAEPYRWNSWAAPKNASGQLDHNVAITGDDLREFVNQRLFPYLEQFKQRASGPNTIEYKIGEIFGEIRNKISSGYNLREIIDVIDGLRFRSQGEKHELSMLYEEKIKRMGNAGRNGGEYYTPRPLIRAIVGVVNPQIGETVYDPAVGSAGFLCEAFEFMRQGGTGGRDLSTADLETLQTRTFTGKEKKSLAYVIAIMNMILHGIEAPKIIHANTLTENLSDVQERDRFDVILANPPFGGSERKEVQQNFPIRSGETAFLFLQHFIRLLRAGGRAGVVIKNTFLSNTDNASVALRQQLLESCNLHTVLDCPGGTFQGAGVKTVVLFFEKGAPTHKVWFYQLDPGRNLGKTNPLNDADLAEFVELQKTFADSAKSWSVAADTIDPASFDLSVKNPNGGEAVTHRSPQEIMAEIASLDTESADVLATIKGLLA; this comes from the coding sequence TTGACCTTCACCGCAGAGAGCCCGCAGCCAGACAAAAACCAACAGGAAGATCTCCAGGACGAGTTCCTTGGGGCCCTGGCCGCCCTGGGGGGATCAGCCGGAAATGAAGGGCTACGTGGCGTACTGGAATGGGAAGAGGCCACCTATGGGGCAGTCAAGGCGGAGCTGCTCGATCGGGGACTGATCGTGCTGGGTCGTGGCAGGGGCGGATCCGTTTCCCTAGGCGATGGGCGATCCCGCGCAGCGAAACCAGCCAATAGTGCCAGCAGTTTTGAGCAGGCCTTTCGCGGCATCGACGACTGCCTGCGTAAGGAGGCCGGCTGCGGCACTGAGCTCGATTACACCGAGCAGACCTCCTGGCTGCTGTTTCTCAAATACCTCGATGGCCTGGAAGATGACAAGGCCACCGTGGCTGCATTGGAGGGCCATAGCTATAGCCCGATCCTGGCGGAGCCCTACCGCTGGAATAGCTGGGCAGCACCAAAAAACGCCAGCGGCCAACTCGATCACAACGTTGCCATCACCGGCGACGACCTGCGTGAATTTGTGAATCAACGTCTGTTTCCCTACCTGGAGCAGTTCAAGCAACGGGCCAGCGGCCCAAACACGATCGAATACAAGATCGGTGAAATCTTCGGCGAGATCCGCAACAAAATCTCCAGCGGCTACAACCTGCGCGAAATCATCGACGTGATCGATGGCCTGCGGTTTCGCTCCCAGGGCGAAAAGCACGAGCTTTCGATGCTCTACGAGGAAAAGATCAAGAGGATGGGCAACGCTGGCCGCAATGGCGGCGAGTACTACACGCCCCGGCCATTGATCCGCGCAATTGTTGGAGTGGTAAATCCCCAAATCGGTGAAACGGTCTATGACCCAGCGGTGGGTTCGGCGGGGTTTTTGTGTGAAGCGTTTGAATTCATGCGCCAGGGCGGCACCGGCGGCCGGGATCTCAGCACCGCCGATCTCGAAACCCTGCAAACGCGCACCTTCACCGGCAAGGAGAAAAAGAGCCTCGCCTACGTGATCGCGATCATGAACATGATCCTGCACGGCATCGAAGCGCCAAAGATCATCCACGCCAACACCCTCACTGAAAACCTCAGCGATGTGCAGGAGAGGGATCGCTTCGATGTGATCCTCGCCAATCCACCCTTCGGTGGCAGCGAACGCAAGGAGGTGCAGCAGAACTTCCCGATCCGCAGCGGTGAAACGGCCTTTCTGTTTCTGCAGCACTTCATCCGCCTGCTGCGGGCCGGCGGCCGCGCCGGGGTAGTGATCAAGAACACGTTTTTATCCAACACCGACAATGCCTCGGTGGCCCTGCGCCAGCAGCTGCTGGAGAGCTGCAACCTGCACACGGTGCTGGATTGCCCGGGCGGCACCTTCCAGGGGGCGGGCGTGAAAACGGTGGTGCTGTTCTTCGAGAAGGGCGCACCCACCCACAAGGTGTGGTTCTACCAGCTCGATCCCGGCCGCAATCTGGGCAAGACCAATCCCCTCAACGACGCCGACCTGGCGGAGTTTGTGGAGCTGCAGAAAACCTTTGCTGATTCAGCCAAGAGCTGGAGCGTCGCTGCAGACACGATCGATCCCGCCAGCTTCGACCTATCGGTGAAGAACCCCAATGGGGGCGAGGCTGTGACGCACCGCAGCCCACAGGAGATCATGGCGGAGATCGCTTCGCTTGATACCGAGAGCGCGGACGTTCTGGCAACCATCAAGGGGCTGCTCGCATGA
- a CDS encoding restriction endonuclease subunit S — translation MIGWETKQLGDVCSFLNRGVSPKYVENGGIVVINQRCIRDHRVNFEVARRHDIMAKAVSAERFVQAGDVLVNSTGEGTLGRVAQLRYAPPEPTTVDSHVTIVRPEPGIFFTEFFGYVLRDIEEELKKSGEGCGGQTELNRSLLAEKSLVRFPKSLAEQQRIVGVLDEAFAGLATAQANAARNLQNARALFESHLQSVFTQRGEGWMEKALGECFRLKSGDGLISKEMKYGAYPVFGGNGIAGQHNDFNLSGDNVIIGRVGALCGNARHITEKIWLTDNAFKLVDVNADFDNGFLTYLLNYKNLRGLARQAAQPVISNSSLKNLKLEFPSRAEQQRIAAKFDALATETQRLASLYEQKQAALADLKKSLLHQAFSGEL, via the coding sequence ATGATCGGGTGGGAGACAAAGCAGCTCGGTGACGTTTGTTCGTTTCTGAATCGCGGCGTGTCGCCGAAGTATGTCGAAAATGGCGGAATCGTGGTCATCAACCAAAGATGCATCCGCGATCATCGCGTGAACTTCGAGGTTGCTCGTCGGCACGACATCATGGCTAAGGCCGTCAGCGCCGAACGTTTCGTGCAAGCTGGCGATGTGTTGGTGAACTCAACCGGGGAAGGAACGCTCGGTCGCGTCGCCCAGCTTCGCTATGCCCCACCAGAACCAACCACTGTAGATTCGCACGTCACGATTGTTCGGCCTGAACCCGGCATCTTCTTTACCGAGTTCTTTGGCTACGTACTTCGGGACATTGAGGAAGAACTCAAAAAGAGTGGCGAAGGTTGCGGTGGGCAAACCGAATTGAACCGCTCGCTTCTGGCCGAGAAATCTCTCGTCCGATTCCCAAAGTCGCTGGCCGAACAGCAGCGGATTGTCGGGGTGCTGGACGAAGCGTTTGCCGGCCTCGCCACCGCCCAGGCCAACGCTGCCAGGAACCTCCAGAACGCCCGTGCGCTTTTTGAAAGCCACCTCCAATCCGTCTTCACTCAGCGGGGCGAGGGGTGGATGGAGAAGGCGCTCGGTGAATGTTTCAGGCTTAAGAGCGGCGACGGTCTAATCAGCAAAGAAATGAAATACGGTGCTTATCCCGTCTTTGGGGGCAATGGAATCGCTGGCCAGCACAACGATTTCAACCTTTCCGGCGACAACGTGATTATTGGACGGGTAGGAGCTTTGTGCGGGAATGCGAGGCACATCACTGAGAAAATCTGGCTGACTGATAACGCATTCAAGCTGGTCGATGTTAATGCTGATTTTGACAACGGATTCCTCACATACCTTTTGAACTACAAAAACCTTCGCGGTCTTGCGAGGCAGGCCGCACAGCCGGTTATTTCAAACTCCTCCCTCAAAAATTTGAAATTGGAGTTTCCATCACGCGCAGAACAGCAGCGCATCGCGGCCAAGTTCGACGCCCTCGCCACCGAAACCCAACGCCTCGCGAGCCTCTACGAGCAAAAGCAGGCGGCACTGGCGGACCTGAAAAAATCCCTCCTGCACCAAGCGTTCAGCGGCGAACTCTGA
- a CDS encoding ATP-binding protein, with translation MASGYRPRIADAELRACLGSAGAVVIEGPKACGKTRLAQQLAASMVLLDIDTAARQALAVDPALVLAGSRPRLLDEWQVEPALWNQVRRAVDAAAEPGQFLLTGSAVPADDAERHTGAGRFSFLRLRPMSLVESGAGQGGVSLAALLAGEPPSCADPGLSLSDLAELVCRGGWPAQLERPVAAACRAARDYLEQVRRVDVQRLDGRRRDPQRLGALLRSLGRNVATEARLSTLAADAGGADGPLDPRTVADHLNALERLMVLENQPAWRPHLRSKAALRQAPRRHFCDPSLAVASLGGSPDRLLNDLEWLGLLFESLVIRDLRVLAQALEGEVFHYRDDYGIEVDAIVQLRDGRWGAIEIKLGPGQVEAAAAGLMRFRQQIDTRLSGEPAFLAVVCGSGYGYRRADGIAVVPAGALAP, from the coding sequence ATGGCCTCCGGCTATCGCCCCCGCATCGCCGACGCCGAGTTGCGCGCCTGCCTGGGCTCCGCCGGAGCCGTGGTGATCGAAGGCCCCAAGGCCTGTGGCAAGACCCGCCTGGCCCAGCAGCTGGCTGCCTCCATGGTGCTGCTTGATATCGACACCGCCGCCCGCCAGGCGCTGGCGGTGGATCCGGCCCTGGTATTGGCCGGATCTCGGCCGCGTCTGCTGGATGAGTGGCAGGTGGAGCCGGCGCTCTGGAACCAGGTGCGGCGGGCCGTGGATGCCGCCGCTGAACCCGGGCAATTTCTGCTCACCGGCTCGGCGGTACCGGCCGATGACGCCGAGCGTCACACCGGGGCCGGGCGCTTCTCGTTTCTGCGGCTGAGGCCGATGAGCCTGGTGGAAAGTGGCGCCGGCCAGGGCGGTGTCTCGTTGGCGGCGCTGCTGGCGGGGGAGCCGCCGAGCTGCGCCGATCCAGGGCTGTCGCTGTCGGATCTGGCTGAGCTCGTCTGCCGAGGCGGCTGGCCGGCCCAGCTGGAGCGGCCCGTGGCGGCGGCCTGCCGGGCCGCCCGTGACTACCTGGAGCAGGTGCGGCGGGTGGACGTGCAGCGGCTAGATGGGCGGCGGCGCGATCCCCAGCGGCTGGGGGCCCTGCTGCGCTCCCTCGGCCGCAATGTCGCAACAGAAGCGAGGCTGTCCACCCTGGCGGCCGATGCCGGCGGCGCCGATGGCCCCCTCGACCCGCGCACCGTGGCCGACCACCTAAACGCCCTGGAACGGCTGATGGTGCTCGAAAATCAGCCCGCCTGGCGGCCCCATCTGCGGTCAAAGGCGGCCCTGCGTCAGGCGCCTCGGCGCCACTTCTGCGACCCCTCCCTGGCGGTGGCATCCCTGGGGGGCAGCCCCGATCGCCTGCTCAACGATCTGGAGTGGCTGGGCTTGCTGTTCGAATCGCTGGTGATCCGCGACCTGCGGGTGCTGGCCCAGGCGCTGGAGGGCGAAGTCTTCCACTATCGCGACGACTACGGCATCGAAGTGGACGCGATCGTGCAGCTCCGCGATGGCCGCTGGGGTGCGATCGAGATCAAGCTCGGACCGGGCCAGGTAGAGGCCGCCGCCGCAGGGCTGATGCGCTTTCGCCAGCAGATCGACACGCGCCTATCCGGCGAACCCGCCTTTCTGGCGGTGGTCTGTGGCAGCGGCTATGGCTATCGGCGAGCCGATGGCATCGCCGTAGTGCCGGCTGGGGCTTTAGCTCCGTGA
- a CDS encoding nucleotidyltransferase domain-containing protein, giving the protein MSALDRPSSYSYVVDESLLRTIAAEIQAAIPGAEVRLFGSRARGTERPDSDLDLLVSVPDEWMASHSRLEETDVLGWKLAHHRLPIELLLFSASEVEERRHGRQNVIAEAFRYGRRLDPAKPLYGPG; this is encoded by the coding sequence ATGAGCGCCTTAGACCGCCCCTCCAGCTACTCCTACGTGGTGGATGAGTCGCTGCTGCGCACGATCGCGGCCGAGATCCAGGCGGCGATTCCGGGCGCCGAGGTGCGCCTTTTCGGTTCCCGCGCCCGCGGCACCGAGCGGCCCGATTCCGATCTGGATCTGCTGGTGTCCGTGCCGGATGAATGGATGGCCAGCCATTCGCGGTTGGAGGAAACGGATGTCCTGGGCTGGAAGCTGGCCCACCACCGCCTGCCGATCGAACTGCTGCTTTTCTCCGCCAGTGAAGTGGAGGAGCGGCGCCATGGGCGTCAGAACGTGATTGCCGAGGCGTTCCGTTATGGGCGCCGGCTGGATCCTGCGAAGCCCCTGTATGGCCCCGGCTGA
- a CDS encoding HEPN domain-containing protein, giving the protein MAPAETATGFLRIAHRDLRTASAMADASLFEEATWGFHLQQAIEKALKAWLLVLTPEQPPFSHNLRLLFQMLRDQGAAVEPFVGLSRFTLYAVVWRYDEDPDLEHLDRTDWNQLCADLLAHVASLLP; this is encoded by the coding sequence ATGGCCCCGGCTGAAACGGCCACCGGCTTTCTGCGCATCGCGCACCGCGACCTGCGCACCGCCTCGGCCATGGCGGATGCTTCGCTCTTTGAGGAAGCGACCTGGGGATTTCATCTTCAGCAGGCGATCGAGAAGGCTCTGAAGGCCTGGCTGCTTGTGCTCACGCCAGAGCAGCCACCCTTCAGTCACAACCTCAGGCTGCTGTTTCAGATGCTGCGCGATCAGGGCGCCGCTGTTGAGCCCTTCGTTGGCCTCAGCCGCTTCACCCTGTATGCCGTGGTGTGGCGCTACGACGAAGATCCGGATCTGGAACACCTCGACCGCACCGACTGGAACCAGCTCTGCGCAGACCTGCTCGCCCACGTGGCCAGCCTGCTGCCATGA